From the Populus nigra chromosome 13, ddPopNigr1.1, whole genome shotgun sequence genome, the window TTCATCTCCAGAGAAACTGGGAGCTTTTGGAATCAAACCGAGAACCTTGAACATAAGTTGATCAGCATCATAATCGTTGTTAGGTGTTGTCAGGAGCTTCTCGCCAGTGAAGATAGAATTGGCACCAGCAAGAAAGCAAAGAGCCTGCTCAGACATTGAGAAACGAACTCTCCCAGCTGATAATCTGACCATTGCTTTCGGCATAACTATACGTGCAGTGCCAATCATTCGAATCATCTCCCATATTTCAACTGGCTGAACAAGAAGGCAGAAAACATGAAATCTATTAAGCTTCAGAGAAATTGATGCTAAATTCAGAAAGCCCCTTTAAACACCATCTTTATCTGTTATCAGAAATATGAACCTTCACTTGAAAGTTGAAGCTAGGTGGGCCAACAATCATTTTCTAGTGATATCACCTAGATACTCCAGGCCATAAAATAagctaattgaaaaaacatgatccGAACCAGTGATTATATTTTAACCAATAATTCTTATGTGCATAAAAAGAGGTTGAAGAATACGAAGAATATTGTGAGATCTAGAACTAAAACAAGGCCAGCTTCAAAAGGTGATTGATAAAATATACCAACATGGGTTTTGACAAGTAATGCAGCTACAGCTAATTAATTGAGAGTCAATGAATGCAATAGCATGGTTAGGAAAGCTGTTATTCTGTCATTATAGTACTTTTTGAATAGAGATTTTGAGTAAGTTAATATTACTGGCTTCTCATTTTGCAACTAAAGCTGTAATCAGTTCATAACTTCACGAAGATGTAGTAGTTTTGGGCAATTGCCTACGGTTTTAATAGTTTacttcatataaaataatgGTTTCTAATTTCCATCTATCATTAGTTGTCAGGGAACCAAATCTGAAGAACAAAGATAAATTGAAAATCTGCAGAAAATGATTAGGCCCAATCATAATGATTATTATAACCACCACCATACTGAACTTGTAAGAAACAGGAATAAGAAGTACCTTTTGTTCCTGTAAAGGTGTGCCTTTCACTGAAACTAATGCATTGATTGGAACACTCTCTGGGTGAGTAGGGAGGGTTGCCAATGTATGCAATAAACCAACTCGGTCTTCCTCTGCTTCTCCAAGCCCTATTATGCCTCCTATTAACAGAAAAACAGACAGATTCCATGATAAGCATTTGCCTTTGCCATCGTGAAAGGAATTCTTGTCTGAAATTTAAGAAGAATATGCTGTTGCATAACCTTAAGGTAAGGATTCACTTTGAAATCAAAACAAGCCCCAAACTTCCATCAAAGGCATCTTAATATGGATCAAATTTCCAAATTTCCTCTATCCATATATCAAGTTAAACTTATATTATGATACAACTGAAAGACTTAAGAtggaaaacatgaaaaacaaaagataccAACTAAACTGTGTTCTTTATATTCAAATTGCAATTCTTCTCTATCTTCACTATGAACTCCAcagaaatcaatcaatttaaatatttcctCTTCTTTTACAATGCACTGGATTTTGTTCTTCAAAAATCTATTTAAGAAGAGAGGAGATATCAGGAAAAGCTGATTCAATCACCTGAGCAGACATTAATTCCTGCTTCACGGACATGTTGAAGGGTCTCCAAGCGTTCATCATAAGATCTTGTGGTGATGATATTCGGGTAATATTCTCTTGATGTATCAAGATTATGGTTATAAGCTGTAAGACCCGCCTTCTTCAGTTCTACGGCCTGCTGCTTCTCTAGCATGCCCAAGGTGCAGCAAACCTCCATGCCCATATCCCTGATATGCACCAGACATTTCAGTCACAGACTAAGCATTAGAGAGAAAAGGAGCTATTATAGCATTTTGCATGAAGTGGCTACTCTAAAGACCGTAAATGCATGAGCTTGGCCATAAGTGGCTACCTCATTTAAAAAAGCTCAAGGTGTAGAAATTTCTCCAAATTCCCTCTCTTGGTATTCCACTTCAGTAGGAACATGGTTAGGGAATAACCTTTGCACTGTAATATTGTGTGCAGTTTGAAAACCTGTTTTCTAACTTAAGCAAAATGCCTTGCTTTGATATATTTCTTCCATAAATGATGCATTCATTACCTGATGTCTTTCACATAATCTAAGATCTGGTTAAAGTTCGTCTTCCTTCCTATTGTGTCTCTCCAAGCAGCACCCATGCAAAAACGAGTGCTACCAGCCTCTTTTGCCTGAAAAAGTATACAGAAGGTTCTAAATcatacaaacaaacaaataaataagcaAAAGAATAGAAAATGGCATCCTGCTACACTAAACATGAACTTGATCAGATAAAACATCAGTGATCAGTATAGGGGCTATCAGCTCGAAGGGAGGGAAGAAATTCAACTAATCAGCAGGTGATTATCCAATAGAAACATTCAATCAATTTGCCAAATAACAAAATTGCATGAAGAACAATGAGAGTTCATTTCTTGAGGTGTAACCTTCATTTTTCAGCTACTTTGATAAGTGAAGTTCTGGCATAATCATGAAACTTTTACTGAACACCAAAGCTAATCATATAAGAAAACAACTTGTCTTCTAGTGCATTTCTGATGACGAGAATCGTTCAATTCTAGTACCCAAATTAACAAAGGGAAAACACAGAAAGGATCTAAGAATAATGTCAACCAGGAGGTATGCACgtcaaatcaatcaattaagAAGCTGCGTTAAGGAAGCCATCTAAACGTGGGCATGTTTTCAAAATTTGTAAGATAATTGAATCACATAATAACCAAAATAAGAGATAAGCATAAATTGTTTTAGCACAAATGCCATCAGCAACAGAAAGTGTCTAATTGCCTCAAGATTCTTGTGAACCTAAATaccataaataagaaaaaacaaaataaaaaaggggattaaataaaaagaaaaaaaagaaacacaccCTTTTAGCAGCCTCCATAACAGTTTCTTTAGTCATGAGCCTCTGAGCCTTGACTCCAGTATCATACCTTGAAGATTGAGGACAATAAGAACAATCCTCACTGCACCCACCAGTCTTTATGGAAAGCAAAGTACATTGCTGAACCTCTCTAAAATTATGAGCATATCTATGAACTTGAGCctgacaaaacaaaacaaaacaacaacaatcaacTAAAATAACAAACACCCTTTTTTTTCTACATTACTGAGTAAAAAGATCTAACCCCATGAAAGAGGAGATCAAGAAGAGGAGAGTCATAAACATCCTTGATTTCTTCACGTGTCCAATCATTTCTTGGACCATCTTTGATAGTTTTTTCAGCTTGAATTGCTGCAGCTGAAGAGGATGAATAACTTAATGAGGAGAGAGTGATAGAATTTAGTCTTATATGTGGTCTAAAGATTGATCTAATTGACAACATTCTTGCTTGTTTCGTGTttggttcttgtttttttttttctcgttaaAAACTAGGAGCAGAAACTGAAGTAAACAGAAGGGGCTTCAGCCTTTTAGATGTCAGCAAGCAACAGGCAGTAGCCGGCAAGACAAGAAGTGTTAGATGGAGAGCTGCaactagaaaattaaattaaaaagtaccCTAACCCTCAACGGCTCAAGGGTGTGTTTAGGACGcgcttgaaaatttttttttttgaaattgtttttgttttaattattttaatatatagatataaaaaataaattaatattttaataaatttctaaacaaCATGAAGAATATAATTGAGACAATAAAAGGGATGGAGGATCCAATTGAAACAATCAGTAGTTGAAAGACTCAAAATAAAAGGGTGTATATAGTTGAGGGACTAATATGATGTTTTCCAAACCATAAAACCCCCAACCAAGTCCCCAAGCCCGGAACCGAAACTCACAAACTGGACATAggtgaaggggaaaaaaaaaacagagagggaaagagagagtGGGAATAACAGATGAGTGGACGCAGCATAAACTCAGTGTTCTACGCAGAGACATACCACCCAATTCAAGCTGGTAGTATTGACGGCACCGACACTGCTCCTCACGATAACGCCATTTACCGTGCGCTTCTCTGTTCCTCCGCCGGTCTCTGTAAGTAAACACTAAATTTCACTTTCGTCCACacaatttctcttttttctttacataaGAAATTCAATCTTTTGCAGATGACCCTTTTGGAGATCCGAAGGCCATTGGTGACCCTTACTGCACTATCTTTGTTGGGCGTCTCTCACATCTCACTACAGAAGATACACTTAGAAAGGTGGAATACTGTATGTTTTTCatagaatttaaataattttttttagttactaATAGTGTTTTCATTCTCAGGCAATGAGCAAGTATGGTAAAGTGAAGAACTTGAGATTGGTTAGACACATTGGTAATGTTGAATACTGTTTCTTTGACTGTTTTTTCATATTGGGTTTCTTTTGCTGTTGTggggttttctttctttcttgttttgtttgtgaTATTTGCTTGGTCTTGatgttttaattgataattgattgtgggttccttttgttttgatggGGTTTTCGTTTTATATTATTGGTTTCATTTTGCAGTGACTGGTGCATCAAGAGGTTATGCTTTTGTTGAATTTGAAACTGAAAGGGAGATGCGCCGTGCATACAAGGTTTTATATTTAGTCTTGAGCTAGATCTGTGatgttttgttctgttttgctttaaattatctTGCAATAGTACATTAGGTTGTTAAAGTGGGTTGGTATTGAAAGAAGTTGATGTAATGTGTgatgtttgttttgttgtttatgCTATGTAGGATGCGCAGCATTCTTATATTGATGACTCTGAAATCATAGTTGACTATAATAGGCAACAATTGATGCCTGGGTGGATACCAAGAAGGTTAGGTTAGTTGGATATTTACTTTACTTGCAGAGTTTTGTTGCATAAGATCAAACATATAAAGGAttctatattgtttttctcttcatttGTGATAGGAGGTGGTCTTGGTGGTAGAAAGGAGTCTGGACAGCTTCGGTTTGGGGGCCGGGAAAGGCCATTTCGAGCTCCTCTGTATGTGCTGTTAACTGTTTTATTTTCTGCATTGAATTATTAGATAAGCTTATTGTTTTGTGATCCTATGAATAATTATGCACTGTTCGAATTGTTTTCATCTATCATCTTTGGTTGGTAACTCGGATTTAGCTATTCACCAAGTTTGGTCATATAATGTTTCCACATATTGTGTAACTGCATTGAGGGTTATGGCATGGAATGGGAGAGCATAGAAAGCACCAGTTTGTGGTTTTTTAATACAAGAAGATGAACGTTAAATTTTTCTTGGGAACTCAAAGTTGCATTGGTGCTTTAGTTCCTAACTTCATATAgatttaaaatcaacaaatggttttatttttcttttgttttgaactCTCCTTCATAATCCTTTTTGAGGATTTCTATATGAAGGAATGCCATTCGTATTCCTGTAAAACAAATGGATTCTAGTAATTTCCTGGGATTTTGAATAATTTCAACATACATGGAACAATGTATTGATCAATGTATTGTCAGCAGAATCTCACCATCGATATGTTTGCAAAACACGCATATTGCTGTTCTTGTAGATTTTAGTAATTCATGCATCATGATAGAAGTTAATACTAGCAGATTTTCAGTCATCAGACTGCTTTCAAAGATGGAAACCTTGAGCCAGTCCTTCCAGCCTCCAGGCTGGGACTGCAATCTATATAGGTCATGCCCAATTCAAGCTTGAGCTGTGCTTTAACTTGACCAGAGTCTCTTGGAAACAAGGTCTGCTTGTTGTTAGAAACCAACGTGCCCTGATGTTGGATTCAATGAGGGTGGATTTGTTGGGTGATCAACATGACTATAACATGCATACTGAATTGCATTTGGGTTCTTCTGCTTTCTTGTTTCACAATTGGATCTAGACATTAACTACTAGTTGCAAATCCATTATTAATTGCTCCTTTGTATTGATGGGCATTGTGCATCAAGCTGGATGTGAGGAAAGAAGGATTAATTTGGTGAAATATTGAGAAGGTTCAAGGTTGTTGGGAAAGCTGAATTTCATGCTTATATGATGAAAACTGTACTATGCTCTTGTGATGTTAATGGTTTACACTCTTCCACCATGCAGTCAAACAATTCCTTATGATGATTTGAAGAGGCTTGGCATTCCTCCTCCACCAGAGGGAAGATATATGTCTCACTATGAGGTATTGTTCCTTGTGACATGTTGTATGAGTCTTGTTGATATGCATGATTAAGCATAtaccttttgctttctttctagGTCAATGTTATTGGAGCTGCTGATTTTTACAGTTTTCTTGTATTTGATTTATTGTATGGATTATCTATGTTATCAATAGTCAACTGAAACGGCACTTTGAATCTTCTATGCAAGAATAATTAGATTCGCATCAGAAAACTTAAATACAGAAATGGGATAATTTTCTTTTCGTTCCTCATTCTGTTGTCTTAGGTCCCATCACCCCCTAGAAGAAAACGGAGCTCCAGAGATAAGGAAGAAAGTTCTCACAGGAGGAGCTCCATAGATAAGGAGGCTGAGGAATCCTCTAACATAAGGAGCTATAGGGACAAGGAAGAGCACTACGGTGAAAGGCACTCTGTTGAAAAGGAAGAACACCGCCACAAAGGCAGCTCCATGGATAGATCAGAGCGCTCTCACAGAAGAATCTCACCAGAGAGGGGTGGTTACCATCACAAAAGGAGCTCTTTAGACAGGGAAGAGCACTATGAGAAAAGGAGCCCTGTGGATATGGAAGAACCCTCCCACAAAAAGCTGAGAGACAGGGAGGAGCGCACTCACAAAAGGAGCTCCAGGGACAGGGAAGAAGGCTCTCGCAAGCGCCATAAATATGGGAGTTCTTCTGATAAAAGACGCAAGGAAGATGCCTAGTAGTCAGGATTGCTACCTTACTCTCTGATTATTTGCAGGCTGGCCGCTTATGTAAATTTGTTTTGAGATAGAGAGAGAGCATTGTGTTTTGGAACTTCTTAAGCCTTTAAATCATTCTCTTCATATTTGAAGACCCGCTTCTGAATGTTAAGAAAAATTCTTATGTCCAAGTTAGTTTCTACAACATCTGTCAACAATCAGCATGTCGGCATGGCAATATCATACATGAGATCAAATTTTGACACCGCACTCGGCGATATTCTTCTGCAGCTTTTTGGCAAAGCCTCCCATCCTCCTTCCTGGGAATAAAATGGTGCCTGTTGCTAAATAATGGTAGTCCTTTGCCTTTCAAGAAACTCTCAGGATGACCATTGTAACTGCAACTCTCAGGATCGAAACTTTCAGGACTAGCAGAAGCACACGTGCTCACGTAGGAGCATGTGCAAGAATGGTTGGTCATTAATAGTAAATGGCGACAATTTTCCAATCACCTCTTTCTTTCATGTAATTTAATACCATAACagaggttttcttttttccatcctTAATTGTTACAATTTGGCTTTTCATAATAAaggttttatcatttaattcatCATTATCAATAAATATGATGATCAGAATCTACTCTACATATAAGAAAGCCTTaaagattaaatgaaattaatttcctGTCATCCAAACACAGCCATGGGCTCTGCTATGCTAAAAAGATGGATCCATTGTTTATGTAAAAAGGAAAGAACTTTCGGCACTTGGcgacaactatttttttttgaaaaaaattaaagaaacatgcTTAGAAGTAATGTGAACGAGATCCTCCCTGAGATTagttaatgttaaataaaaacaacaattgcGATTTTAAAACTTCAACTATAAcacaaaattttaataataattttacattacaagtatattcttttaaataaaaactttttaaacttaaaatttatataaactcacctcattttatatttaattttattaattagaataaaaatgattaaatttatacccgtgattgttttattttatattcatgactgattcatattaatttttaatatttgttttataattttaacaataaaagaaagaaataatataccatattattttttacaaaaaaaaaagagacaagtaataaatgaaattataaaagctaatatattcattttcttttaatttcttatttcaagAAAAGTGATGAAGAGGATTTTCACTTTGTGCTGGTCAAGAAATTTCTCATTTTTCCCATCTCTTTTCATCTGAAACACACATTATTCTAAGGACAATGTTTGGGGTGATGTGATAATCTACTTGAAACTGTCGCTTAGTTTCCCATTATGATTAACAGGAACAAGACAATAgcttaaataatttaatgagaTGAACGAGAATGTTTGTgagtgtaataataattttttttaaagcagtttttgtttgaaaattaatatattaaaataatagtttttttaaaaaattatttttgatatgaatggataaaaataatttaataatataaaaaaatttaaatttttttaataatattgtttgaaaCACACCTACAAACCATCCTGAAAagtttaaaacacaattaaaaacgACCTCGAAAATCCTAGGTATCCACAcgattgttaatgttaaataaacACAAAGGAAGGCTGGACCAGGAGGGCATGTAAAAGCAAAACTCAAAAGGAAGAAGTGATTTGAATATGGGAAGAAATGGATGGGTTGTACCAAGAATCGTACGAGAGGAATCGAATTTGGGCAGTGGAATTTAGGGCAAAGATTCCCACAAATATTGCTCGGTGGGTTGTCTGAGTGACAGGGAAGGCAAAACATGGTAGCCATGGCACTCTCTCATAGCAACTTCTGGGGGGCAATAGAAGCATAGATTctctcctaagattttgaaATCCCACAAATAGTGAATATTTTCCAGTTTTGGAATCAGATCTCAATGTTCCATTTTGACGCGTGGGAAGCGCTTTTCTCCCTGTAAATTcctaaagtaaaagaaaagggaagagtGGTTGTGGATTCAACAGTGaccctctttcttttcttttcttttttaaatttaccctgtgaagttttttgtttttttttaattgtgctttgtaatttgttttattttattttctacatatttatcatattatcaaagatttttttttgcatgcgGTTAATGCTCAATtggaaaaatagattttatagattttagttttattgatttaaaataattagagaaTTAGAAGCCagatttacagaaatcacaaacTTTAGGCCCCttactaaagtaaaaaaaaataaaattagctaGCACATGTAATACATGTAACAACATGTGAGAGAGGTCATCATGTGTGGCTTTGTTCGTGTTTCGAAGGTGACATTTATTGGTACCATTAGAATTGTCTTGGTGAGGGCTTTTTTTTAGGTGGTgtgtggtattttttttatcttgttttcatTACCTGAGTTGTGAGCCTGGTAAATTTACCAAGGGTtaacttgtattatttttttgtccttatttcttgaattaaatagttttttgttcttgaatattttgctcgttgagaattaagtttcataatgtggtttgatttgttttctaagaGTTTATCGCAGTCTAATAACCTAGATCATGAATTTTATGAGTTAACCAAGAATGGCTCGGGTCGATCCATTATATCGccgtctaaatatttttttaaaaatatgtcatCTGATACATCAACATctgaatatttaataaatatttcctTGAATATGCATCAAAATTTGTGTTTATgattacatgttttttcttatataaaacatgatattaatacattaatattttttttacgtttaacttttttttctttctcgacTCGTAGCATAGTGAATGCCAAGGATCTAGTTACTCtatctactaaaaaaaaatgaaaaacattatagtgcttcactatttatatgaataatgatACATCTCAATTctatttccctttttctttttcatttcttttaaaaaattctacatttcaaattttaattttctttttttcttaaataattctACCTTCCAAATTatcttatttcaattttatccttcaatattttatcagttttgaattgattgtcataatgttttttgattttcattatatgaggttatcatagtctcaaataaatatcattgTATTTAGTTGGCACTCAATTTTTAcaagcatctatttttattatcatatcattaaaaaaaattacttaaaaaaaattaaattttaaacccaGTGGAGTCCAAGATCTGGGTCTCGAGTTTTGCGAGTTAAGTAGCAAAGCTCGGGTCGAACCAATACATCATCATTTCAACAAGTTGCCTCTAACCTCTTCATCTCACGACCGCAAATAAAACCTGTAGCTTCATGCCCTGACCTGAACTGAACTACTacctattaaaaaaagatgtcatcttaaattttctttttaaagccAAATCACGCTCTTAACGATCGCTCACGTTGCTTTTGGACCCGCTAAGTCAACTGAGTCATATAAAGTCAACTCCTATGCTGGTTAATTTTAGACTTAGGCTAGATAAAGAGTTGAGTTGGGAGGTTTTAAGGTTAATCAATCGGGTctggtttaataacaatgtccaataatttcttcttctttttaattccatcttccaattttattttcttttgattgaatcttttttagccttttcttttatcaatcttattcttcaatatttgattgattttgaattgatctttataatatgtttcatttgctttttttaaggTGATCATAGTCTCACAAATGTTCCAATATTTGGCTAGAGCTCAATTATATGAacgttaattttttgttattatatcattaagtaaaaaacagtttttaaaaattttgttaaatttagtggAATCAATGATTCAGGTTGGGGGTTTGGCATGTTAAGCTGTGAATCCCAGGTTGATCTAATATGTTaccatcttaatattaaaaaaaaatatcatctttattatttttaaaaaccaaactatattttttgttatccaTTATTTAGGATATCATTCGACCTATCAAGTCAGCTAGGTCATAACAACGCAACTTTCATTGGGTTAATTTTAAATcaggactatatatatatatatatatatatatatatatattgaaactaataaaatattatatatcaactataaaacttttaataataataataataataataattattattattattattattattattattgattataaaaaaactatcatttcTTGGTAGTAGTAACCGgtataataatttcttaaaaatgtcttctttttttatttagtattattgaatttgtgttaaatttttgatactattatttattcatatcctgtcatttaatttaaaagtccCCAAACCTTCT encodes:
- the LOC133670666 gene encoding biotin synthase, mitochondrial-like; the encoded protein is MLSIRSIFRPHIRLNSITLSSLSYSSSSAAAIQAEKTIKDGPRNDWTREEIKDVYDSPLLDLLFHGAQVHRYAHNFREVQQCTLLSIKTGGCSEDCSYCPQSSRYDTGVKAQRLMTKETVMEAAKRAKEAGSTRFCMGAAWRDTIGRKTNFNQILDYVKDIRDMGMEVCCTLGMLEKQQAVELKKAGLTAYNHNLDTSREYYPNIITTRSYDERLETLQHVREAGINVCSGGIIGLGEAEEDRVGLLHTLATLPTHPESVPINALVSVKGTPLQEQKPVEIWEMIRMIGTARIVMPKAMVRLSAGRVRFSMSEQALCFLAGANSIFTGEKLLTTPNNDYDADQLMFKVLGLIPKAPSFSGDEEKACEAEQCQEAVSSSG
- the LOC133670779 gene encoding U11/U12 small nuclear ribonucleoprotein 35 kDa protein — its product is MSGRSINSVFYAETYHPIQAGSIDGTDTAPHDNAIYRALLCSSAGLYDPFGDPKAIGDPYCTIFVGRLSHLTTEDTLRKAMSKYGKVKNLRLVRHIVTGASRGYAFVEFETEREMRRAYKDAQHSYIDDSEIIVDYNRQQLMPGWIPRRLGGGLGGRKESGQLRFGGRERPFRAPLQTIPYDDLKRLGIPPPPEGRYMSHYEVPSPPRRKRSSRDKEESSHRRSSIDKEAEESSNIRSYRDKEEHYGERHSVEKEEHRHKGSSMDRSERSHRRISPERGGYHHKRSSLDREEHYEKRSPVDMEEPSHKKLRDREERTHKRSSRDREEGSRKRHKYGSSSDKRRKEDA